A portion of the Corynebacterium occultum genome contains these proteins:
- a CDS encoding SDR family oxidoreductase, producing the protein MPANIGLTLTDLPTGTGTVLVAGDGGLIGSYAAQAYHDLGWEVHGVSRRELEHSPWTHHSIDLLDPEAATAGLAELKNVTHLVFGAYIEKPTDAELIETNDALLRNTLDALHAAGAPLKHVTFYQGGKAYGHHLGFFNTPAKESDPRLIAPHFYYTQEDLVRELSEERGFSFTALRPEGVTGYATGNPMNLLLVIGVYAAISKELGLPMRFPGTRAAYEVLYQTTDAELLARATIWAGATEAAADQVFNITNGDQFRWSQLWPRFAQHFGMDYAAPQQMSLSEAMPTRAAVWEELVEKYDLVATDFNTLVAWPVGDFLFHHEADNITSTIKARQAGFADALDTESRLPELFDDLIAKKILPPTLRAGA; encoded by the coding sequence ATGCCCGCGAATATCGGACTCACCCTCACTGATCTGCCCACCGGAACCGGCACCGTCCTGGTCGCCGGTGATGGCGGGCTGATCGGCAGCTACGCCGCCCAGGCCTACCACGACCTCGGCTGGGAGGTTCACGGGGTCAGCCGCCGCGAACTTGAGCACTCCCCCTGGACCCACCACAGCATCGACCTGCTTGATCCCGAGGCCGCCACCGCAGGACTGGCAGAGCTCAAGAATGTCACCCACCTGGTTTTCGGCGCCTACATCGAAAAACCCACCGACGCCGAACTCATCGAGACCAATGACGCACTGCTGCGCAACACCCTGGACGCTCTCCACGCCGCCGGAGCCCCACTCAAGCACGTCACCTTCTACCAAGGCGGCAAGGCCTACGGTCACCACCTCGGTTTCTTCAACACCCCCGCCAAGGAGTCGGACCCCCGCCTGATCGCCCCGCACTTCTATTACACCCAGGAAGACCTGGTCCGTGAACTTTCCGAAGAGCGCGGCTTCTCCTTCACCGCACTGCGCCCCGAGGGAGTCACCGGATACGCCACCGGCAACCCGATGAACCTCCTGCTGGTCATCGGTGTCTACGCCGCCATCTCCAAGGAACTCGGCCTGCCGATGCGCTTCCCCGGCACCCGCGCCGCCTATGAGGTGCTCTACCAGACCACCGACGCCGAACTACTGGCCCGCGCCACCATCTGGGCCGGCGCCACCGAGGCAGCCGCCGACCAGGTCTTCAACATCACCAATGGCGACCAGTTCCGCTGGTCCCAGCTCTGGCCCCGTTTCGCCCAGCACTTCGGCATGGACTACGCCGCACCGCAGCAGATGTCACTGAGTGAGGCAATGCCCACCCGCGCGGCGGTCTGGGAGGAACTGGTGGAGAAATACGATCTCGTGGCCACCGATTTCAACACCCTGGTCGCCTGGCCGGTCGGTGATTTCCTTTTCCACCACGAGGCCGACAACATCACCTCCACCATCAAGGCCCGTCAGGCGGGATTCGCTGATGCCCTCGACACCGAAAGCCGTTTGCCGGAGCTTTTCGATGACCTCATCGCGAAGAAGATCCTCCCGCCCACCCTGCGCGCCGGAGCTTGA
- a CDS encoding BCCT family transporter, protein MFERLAKALRLKTDPGVFFSSIGIMLAFVVATILFGDQVGAVFGTASSWIMTNLGWFYILGVSVFLIFLIAIALSRFGHVRLGSDDERPEYRTLTWFSMLFAAGIGSILMFWGVAEPISHFANPPMGDVIPETQEAANQAIAFTHYHFALHTWTIFALPSLCFAYFIYKRKMPPRVSSIFSPLLGSKVYGPIGKAIDVIALIGTVFGVAVSVGLGTLQINAGLSELFDVEVSPLVQLIIIIGMTSVASISVALGLDRGIKILSNTNIVMAVALLVFVIAAGPTLLILKGTIESLGIYLARLPELAFWNNTAPNSPDNATWQNTWTVFYWAWTITWSPFVGIFIARISRGRTIREFVAGVLALPVAFSVLWFGAFGTAAFNIEMNGEGGLVDRVVTMGDIPGALFEFLSNYPFAGFVSGAAILIVIIFFTTSVDSAAMVTDMIASGKEPRFAPVHQKLIWSVMMGAVAAVLLTTTGEGGLEALQQVIIVIGLPFFIMGFIQMWSLWVALNADMGSPLPVVTRQWDEAYTPEDWEKNEEIPSPEPIGPVHHIPNDSTDDPNGFNPAVVGAVLEEYDKQQGKDWGANVRYIESSRPVVPGAEKGKSQSSNQGNLPKQDS, encoded by the coding sequence ATGTTTGAACGTTTAGCTAAAGCTCTCCGGCTAAAAACTGATCCCGGGGTCTTCTTCTCCTCCATCGGGATCATGCTCGCCTTCGTCGTGGCCACCATCCTCTTCGGTGATCAGGTGGGAGCGGTCTTCGGTACCGCCTCAAGCTGGATCATGACCAATCTGGGTTGGTTCTACATCCTCGGGGTCTCGGTCTTCCTGATCTTCCTGATCGCCATCGCGCTGAGCCGCTTCGGTCACGTCCGGCTCGGCAGTGATGATGAGCGACCGGAGTACCGCACCCTCACCTGGTTCTCCATGCTGTTTGCCGCCGGTATCGGATCCATCCTGATGTTCTGGGGTGTCGCGGAACCAATCTCCCACTTCGCCAACCCGCCGATGGGTGATGTCATCCCGGAGACCCAGGAGGCAGCCAACCAGGCCATCGCCTTCACCCACTATCACTTCGCCCTGCACACCTGGACCATCTTCGCGCTTCCCTCCCTGTGCTTCGCCTACTTCATCTACAAGCGGAAGATGCCGCCCCGCGTCAGCTCCATCTTCTCCCCGCTGCTGGGCTCAAAGGTCTACGGTCCGATCGGCAAGGCCATCGATGTCATCGCCCTGATCGGTACCGTCTTCGGTGTCGCCGTCTCAGTGGGTCTGGGTACCCTGCAGATCAACGCCGGTCTCAGCGAACTCTTCGATGTCGAGGTTTCCCCGCTGGTCCAGCTGATCATCATCATCGGGATGACCTCTGTCGCCTCCATCTCCGTGGCACTGGGCCTGGACCGGGGCATCAAGATCCTCTCGAACACCAACATCGTGATGGCTGTGGCACTGCTGGTCTTCGTCATCGCCGCCGGCCCCACCCTCCTGATTCTCAAGGGCACGATCGAGTCGTTGGGCATCTACCTGGCCCGGCTACCGGAACTGGCCTTCTGGAATAACACGGCGCCCAACTCCCCGGACAATGCCACCTGGCAGAACACCTGGACGGTGTTCTACTGGGCCTGGACCATCACCTGGTCGCCCTTCGTGGGTATCTTCATCGCCCGGATCAGCCGCGGCCGCACCATCCGTGAGTTCGTGGCCGGTGTCCTGGCCCTGCCGGTGGCCTTCTCCGTCCTCTGGTTCGGTGCCTTCGGTACCGCCGCCTTCAATATCGAGATGAACGGCGAGGGCGGACTGGTGGACCGCGTGGTCACCATGGGTGATATCCCCGGCGCCCTCTTCGAGTTCCTCTCCAACTACCCCTTCGCCGGTTTCGTCTCCGGCGCCGCCATCCTGATCGTGATCATCTTCTTCACCACCTCGGTGGACTCTGCCGCCATGGTCACCGACATGATCGCCTCCGGCAAGGAACCCCGCTTCGCCCCGGTGCACCAGAAACTGATCTGGTCGGTGATGATGGGTGCAGTTGCCGCCGTGCTGCTGACCACCACCGGAGAAGGTGGCCTCGAGGCCCTGCAGCAGGTGATCATCGTGATCGGCCTGCCCTTCTTCATCATGGGATTCATCCAGATGTGGAGCCTGTGGGTCGCCCTCAACGCAGACATGGGCAGCCCGCTGCCCGTGGTCACCAGACAGTGGGATGAGGCCTACACCCCGGAGGACTGGGAGAAGAACGAGGAGATCCCCTCCCCCGAACCGATCGGCCCCGTCCATCACATCCCCAACGACTCCACCGATGATCCCAATGGCTTCAACCCGGCGGTGGTCGGCGCAGTGCTGGAGGAATATGACAAGCAGCAGGGCAAGGACTGGGGTGCCAACGTCCGGTACATCGAATCCTCCCGCCCCGTGGTGCCGGGGGCTGAAAAAGGCAAGAGCCAGAGCAGCAACCAGGGGAATCTTCCCAAGCAGGACAGCTAG
- a CDS encoding PIG-L deacetylase family protein, whose protein sequence is MAVAKLDWRNWKRVLVVVAHPDDAEYGLSGAVQLWTRHGIEVDYLLLTHGEAGMQCSPEEAAALRAREQRAACDCVGVNELVMLRYPDGHLMPSIELRRDIARQIRRLKPDVVITANYEQEAYGTLNQSDHRVAGVAALDAARDAANRWSHRELLEVEGHEPHTADLLLVAAPSDPTHVVEVDDEAVAAAIASLACHEAYLGDLVDYPTPTEVVNFALSAAAEFSEVERGVSFRVFGLGGQPEVMP, encoded by the coding sequence ATGGCTGTAGCGAAACTGGACTGGCGCAACTGGAAGCGGGTGCTGGTGGTTGTCGCCCACCCCGATGATGCGGAATACGGGCTCTCCGGGGCGGTGCAGCTGTGGACCCGGCATGGCATTGAGGTGGACTATCTGCTGCTCACCCATGGTGAAGCAGGGATGCAGTGCAGCCCTGAGGAAGCTGCGGCACTACGCGCCCGGGAACAGCGCGCGGCCTGTGACTGCGTGGGGGTCAATGAGCTGGTGATGCTGCGCTACCCGGATGGGCACCTCATGCCCTCGATTGAGCTGCGCCGGGATATCGCCCGCCAGATCCGTCGGCTGAAGCCGGATGTGGTGATCACCGCCAATTATGAGCAGGAGGCATATGGCACCCTGAATCAGTCCGACCACCGCGTCGCCGGGGTCGCCGCCCTGGATGCCGCCCGTGATGCCGCGAATCGCTGGTCGCACCGTGAGCTGCTCGAGGTGGAAGGTCATGAACCACATACCGCGGATCTGCTGCTCGTGGCTGCCCCGAGTGACCCCACCCATGTGGTGGAGGTTGATGATGAGGCCGTGGCGGCAGCCATCGCTTCCCTGGCCTGTCATGAGGCCTACCTGGGTGACCTGGTGGACTACCCCACCCCGACGGAGGTAGTGAACTTCGCCCTCTCGGCCGCAGCGGAATTCTCGGAAGTCGAGAGGGGTGTCTCCTTCCGGGTCTTCGGCCTGGGCGGACAACCCGAGGTCATGCCCTAG
- a CDS encoding pantoate--beta-alanine ligase, with product MSFQSGQATEFREKDGVAVLSRAFRKVGRPVALVPLGAGIHAGHLAMVRAAKRIPTAIVIVAVEEGVDISPLKEEQVDAVFFYNEEILWPHGQRTLVQPPSHQMEDARGLALELTERVALVNMVQPSDVFFGEKDFELLIATQHAFNDLHISSRIHGVPTVRMPDGLAISLRNTTVSEAAHDQALVLSAALTAGAYAAEDGAEKVIEVATSVLTAAGITPEYLELRGLDLGQAPVEGNARLFIAAEVGGVRLIDNAGVPVGIGFRNLGEQE from the coding sequence ATGAGTTTTCAAAGCGGTCAGGCAACGGAATTCCGGGAGAAGGACGGGGTGGCGGTGCTGTCCCGTGCCTTCCGGAAGGTAGGTAGGCCGGTGGCGCTGGTGCCCCTGGGGGCGGGTATCCACGCCGGTCATCTGGCGATGGTGCGGGCTGCGAAGCGCATCCCCACCGCCATCGTCATCGTCGCGGTGGAGGAGGGGGTGGACATCAGCCCGCTCAAGGAGGAGCAGGTGGATGCCGTCTTCTTCTACAACGAGGAGATTCTCTGGCCGCATGGGCAGCGCACCCTGGTGCAGCCCCCCTCCCACCAGATGGAGGACGCCCGCGGGCTGGCCCTGGAGCTGACCGAACGAGTCGCCCTGGTCAACATGGTCCAGCCCAGTGATGTCTTCTTCGGTGAGAAGGATTTCGAGCTGCTGATCGCCACCCAGCACGCCTTCAACGATCTGCACATCAGCAGCCGCATCCATGGGGTGCCCACCGTCCGGATGCCGGATGGGTTGGCGATCTCGCTGCGCAACACCACCGTCTCCGAAGCCGCCCACGATCAGGCGCTGGTGCTTTCCGCCGCACTCACCGCCGGGGCCTATGCCGCCGAGGATGGCGCGGAGAAGGTCATCGAGGTGGCCACCTCCGTGCTGACAGCCGCGGGGATCACCCCGGAGTATCTGGAGCTTCGTGGCCTGGATCTGGGCCAGGCGCCGGTGGAGGGCAATGCCCGCCTTTTCATCGCCGCGGAGGTTGGTGGGGTCCGCCTGATCGACAATGCCGGGGTGCCGGTGGGGATCGGTTTCCGCAACCTCGGCGAGCAGGAATAA
- a CDS encoding 6PGD fold domain-containing protein — MRGPRLKVGVLEDEHDEIDLGLMLASAGHDVSWIHHTEEARDFQLVVLSVIEEDLPDLVEELAAGARRGQIYLHTCLGHGVQVLDPLEPSGALVVAAHPLSDKLWAVGSLDELGETVVELLIGELGGEALNIPETQRSRLAAGMSYVGFLETIRNDAFILLSEALGNEEKALGITGELGQGRILHGVGSVERELAAIADPGRARTYRDLTRRTAEISGVQDIELWAIQEDKS; from the coding sequence TTGAGGGGCCCACGCCTGAAGGTCGGGGTCCTGGAGGATGAACATGATGAGATCGACCTGGGGCTGATGCTTGCCTCGGCCGGTCATGATGTCTCCTGGATCCACCACACCGAGGAAGCCCGCGATTTTCAGCTGGTGGTGCTCTCGGTGATCGAGGAGGATCTGCCCGACCTGGTGGAGGAACTGGCGGCGGGGGCGCGGCGGGGCCAGATCTACCTGCACACCTGCCTGGGCCATGGGGTGCAGGTGCTGGATCCCCTGGAACCCAGCGGTGCCCTGGTGGTCGCCGCACACCCCCTCAGCGACAAGCTCTGGGCGGTCGGCTCCCTGGATGAGCTGGGGGAGACGGTGGTGGAGCTGCTGATCGGTGAACTCGGCGGCGAGGCCCTGAACATCCCGGAAACCCAGCGTTCCCGGCTGGCGGCCGGCATGAGCTATGTCGGTTTCCTGGAGACCATCCGCAATGACGCCTTCATCCTGCTCTCCGAGGCCCTGGGCAATGAGGAGAAGGCCCTGGGGATTACCGGTGAGCTGGGCCAAGGCCGGATCCTGCATGGGGTGGGGTCGGTGGAAAGGGAACTGGCGGCCATCGCTGATCCGGGCCGGGCCCGCACCTACCGCGATTTAACCCGCCGTACCGCCGAAATCAGCGGCGTGCAGGACATAGAATTATGGGCGATCCAGGAGGATAAATCATGA
- a CDS encoding DUF6779 domain-containing protein: MSVEKSEKSSTGAIDRGQMLLIALVVLALIASVIMLVTDSNTALKFALIAALWAAVIGFFLVTRYRREAQRSEEQLQHERKLHEVESDKERAEQQAEQEKFAREYQEKQRAEDADTLTEIQQELAELRANLEALSGQDFGYEPAALRAQARRIMELESESGAGLPRGPHVKGAPSSAAVTGLLGQTPKEPMRRPEAEGPTTAETEIVRTPEEIASHKTVAEKSSPEKDTAVKAAAEKHPTPKPTAAQPATPKIPAEKTATTDDARAAVKSAEPQVAETPKVPTPSTSETRVFNSGSFGAVKWDAVGDKHVADDEAKSPVVGAHSAARKDAEKAATQAETTKAGHAKPDLPKDAAAETTKAGGAPEKAAAGRAEKPGAPERPEAEKPGVKKPGAEQSAEEKAAEERRGRRRRDERSDGVSVADLLANIKKEGN; encoded by the coding sequence ATGAGTGTCGAGAAGTCTGAGAAGTCATCGACTGGGGCAATCGACCGCGGTCAGATGCTGTTGATCGCCCTGGTTGTGCTGGCCCTGATCGCCAGTGTGATCATGCTGGTCACCGACAGCAACACCGCACTCAAGTTTGCCCTGATCGCAGCGCTCTGGGCGGCCGTCATCGGGTTCTTCCTGGTGACCCGCTACCGTCGTGAAGCGCAGCGCAGCGAGGAGCAGCTCCAGCATGAACGGAAGCTGCATGAGGTGGAATCCGATAAGGAGAGAGCGGAGCAGCAGGCGGAACAGGAGAAGTTCGCCCGGGAGTACCAGGAGAAGCAGCGTGCCGAGGATGCTGACACCCTCACCGAGATCCAGCAGGAGCTGGCGGAATTGCGTGCCAACCTGGAGGCCTTGAGCGGCCAGGACTTCGGTTATGAGCCGGCCGCCCTGCGTGCCCAGGCCCGCCGCATCATGGAGCTGGAATCGGAGTCCGGTGCCGGTCTTCCCAGAGGGCCCCATGTCAAGGGGGCGCCCTCCTCCGCCGCGGTCACCGGCCTGCTGGGTCAGACCCCGAAGGAGCCGATGCGTCGTCCGGAGGCGGAGGGTCCGACCACCGCTGAGACGGAGATCGTGCGTACCCCGGAGGAGATCGCCTCCCACAAGACAGTGGCGGAAAAGTCCTCCCCTGAGAAGGACACCGCGGTGAAGGCTGCTGCGGAAAAGCACCCCACCCCCAAGCCCACCGCAGCCCAGCCTGCAACCCCGAAGATCCCGGCGGAGAAGACGGCCACCACAGATGATGCCCGGGCCGCCGTGAAGAGCGCTGAGCCGCAGGTGGCGGAGACCCCCAAGGTCCCGACCCCCTCCACCTCTGAGACCCGGGTCTTCAACAGTGGTTCCTTCGGTGCTGTGAAGTGGGATGCCGTGGGTGATAAGCATGTTGCCGATGATGAGGCGAAGAGCCCGGTGGTGGGTGCACACTCCGCTGCCCGCAAGGACGCTGAGAAGGCCGCCACCCAGGCCGAAACCACCAAGGCAGGACACGCCAAGCCGGACCTTCCCAAGGATGCCGCAGCTGAAACCACCAAGGCAGGGGGTGCTCCGGAGAAGGCTGCCGCAGGCCGGGCCGAGAAGCCGGGTGCCCCAGAGCGCCCCGAGGCGGAGAAGCCGGGTGTCAAGAAGCCCGGTGCCGAGCAGAGCGCCGAGGAGAAGGCCGCTGAAGAGCGTCGGGGCCGTCGTCGCCGCGATGAGCGTTCCGACGGTGTCTCAGTGGCTGACCTGCTGGCCAATATCAAGAAAGAGGGCAATTGA
- a CDS encoding DUF3180 domain-containing protein has translation MKRTPLWQLIGTGVFIALASLILTWGFYGRMAGIPVAVSLTLWVMAGVCCYLAFKVRSRLAEGRIGQDRSQLNPVTAAQFLIIGKASAWTGAVVGGGYVGMALYIFPQAGILAAAADDLPGVIASATGGLALSAAGLYLEKVCHVPPPPDGAPVG, from the coding sequence ATGAAAAGAACCCCGCTCTGGCAGCTGATCGGCACCGGTGTCTTCATCGCCCTGGCTTCACTCATTTTGACCTGGGGTTTCTATGGTCGGATGGCCGGCATCCCGGTGGCGGTCTCATTGACCCTGTGGGTGATGGCGGGGGTCTGCTGCTATCTGGCCTTCAAGGTCCGGAGTCGCCTGGCGGAGGGCCGGATCGGCCAGGACCGCAGCCAGCTCAACCCGGTGACCGCCGCGCAGTTCCTCATCATCGGCAAAGCCTCCGCCTGGACGGGGGCAGTGGTGGGTGGGGGCTATGTGGGCATGGCTTTATACATCTTTCCCCAGGCCGGCATCCTGGCCGCCGCTGCCGATGACCTGCCCGGGGTCATCGCTTCCGCGACCGGCGGCCTGGCTCTTTCAGCGGCGGGACTTTATCTGGAGAAGGTGTGTCACGTCCCGCCTCCCCCCGATGGCGCACCGGTTGGGTAG
- the folK gene encoding 2-amino-4-hydroxy-6-hydroxymethyldihydropteridine diphosphokinase, producing MRAVLSIGSNLDDRRALLDTVRSEFSTETRAASGVYATPPWGVVDQDEFLNAVLIVEVEQTPLELLRRGQALEEAAERKRIRRWGPRTLDVDVVQVLDDTGQEVLDDDAVLTLPHPFAVQRAFVLVPWLEADPAARLKGVGLAELIAQLSAEDVAGVRRIGEFSLPQ from the coding sequence ATGCGTGCGGTGCTCTCGATCGGCTCCAACTTGGATGACCGTCGTGCCCTGCTGGACACCGTTCGCAGCGAATTTTCCACCGAAACCCGCGCCGCTTCCGGGGTGTATGCCACCCCGCCCTGGGGTGTCGTCGACCAGGATGAGTTCCTCAATGCGGTGCTGATCGTGGAGGTGGAGCAGACCCCCCTGGAGTTGCTGCGCCGCGGCCAGGCCCTGGAAGAAGCCGCGGAACGCAAGCGTATCCGCAGGTGGGGGCCCCGCACCCTGGATGTTGATGTGGTGCAGGTCCTCGATGACACCGGGCAGGAAGTGCTTGACGACGACGCGGTGCTCACACTCCCGCATCCCTTCGCCGTACAGCGCGCTTTTGTGCTGGTGCCCTGGCTGGAGGCCGATCCTGCGGCCCGGCTCAAGGGAGTGGGCCTGGCGGAGCTGATCGCGCAGTTATCTGCGGAGGATGTGGCCGGGGTGCGCCGCATCGGGGAGTTCTCCCTGCCGCAATGA
- the folB gene encoding dihydroneopterin aldolase, which translates to MADRIELKGLECFGYHGVFEAEKREGQPFIVDLACWLDFNQAAATDDLQLTVNYAELAALAHGIVTGPSRDLIETVATEIAESVMREFPQLHAVEVTLHKPQAPIPLQFQDVAVVARRSRKSMRSGS; encoded by the coding sequence GTGGCTGACCGCATTGAACTCAAGGGCCTGGAATGCTTCGGTTATCACGGGGTTTTCGAGGCGGAGAAGCGGGAGGGGCAGCCCTTCATCGTGGACCTGGCCTGCTGGTTGGATTTTAATCAGGCCGCCGCCACCGATGATCTGCAGCTGACCGTGAACTACGCAGAGCTGGCTGCCCTTGCCCATGGCATCGTCACCGGTCCCTCCCGCGACCTGATCGAAACCGTGGCCACCGAGATCGCGGAGTCCGTGATGCGCGAGTTCCCCCAGCTGCATGCCGTGGAGGTCACCCTGCACAAACCACAGGCCCCCATCCCGCTGCAGTTCCAGGATGTTGCCGTGGTGGCTCGGCGCTCCCGTAAGAGCATGCGGAGCGGTTCCTGA
- the folP gene encoding dihydropteroate synthase: protein MRVADLTVPDRCLVMGIVNVTEDSFSDGGRYLHVDAALEHAHELVAAGADMIDIGGESTRPGATRVAAEDERARVTPVIRALAQDGIPTSVDTMRASVAEAAAEAGVSMINDVSGGLADPEMFRVMAQSDIPVCLMHWKTVRFGDAAGRADHAGDVVADVRQTLDELVEKALAAGVARDNIVLDPGLGFAKSREDNWALLHALPTLLEGEFPMLVGASRKRFLAGVRRERAATPEAAAAVHPTEADPATAAVTAISAQMGAWGVRVHDVAVSRDAVDVAALWNSAGVYRGEGHQSRSGVRG from the coding sequence ATGCGGGTCGCTGATCTCACTGTTCCGGATCGTTGCCTGGTGATGGGCATCGTCAATGTCACCGAGGATTCCTTCTCTGACGGGGGCCGCTACCTCCATGTCGACGCTGCCCTCGAACATGCCCATGAGCTGGTGGCCGCTGGTGCGGACATGATCGACATCGGGGGTGAGTCCACCCGCCCCGGGGCCACCCGGGTGGCTGCCGAGGATGAGCGTGCCAGGGTCACCCCGGTGATCCGGGCGCTGGCCCAGGACGGCATCCCCACCAGTGTGGACACCATGCGGGCCTCCGTGGCGGAAGCTGCGGCCGAGGCCGGGGTGTCGATGATCAATGATGTTTCGGGTGGGCTGGCCGATCCGGAGATGTTCCGGGTGATGGCGCAGTCCGATATCCCGGTCTGTCTGATGCACTGGAAGACGGTGCGTTTCGGGGATGCCGCCGGCCGGGCGGATCACGCCGGTGATGTGGTGGCTGATGTCCGCCAGACCCTGGATGAACTGGTGGAGAAGGCCCTGGCCGCCGGGGTGGCACGCGATAATATCGTGCTGGATCCGGGCCTGGGATTCGCCAAGTCCCGGGAGGATAACTGGGCCCTGCTCCACGCTCTGCCCACCCTGCTGGAAGGCGAGTTCCCGATGCTGGTCGGCGCCTCCCGGAAGCGTTTCCTGGCGGGGGTGCGTCGGGAGCGTGCCGCCACCCCGGAGGCCGCCGCGGCGGTGCACCCCACCGAGGCTGATCCGGCGACCGCTGCGGTCACCGCGATCTCCGCCCAGATGGGGGCCTGGGGAGTGCGCGTCCACGATGTCGCCGTGTCCCGGGATGCGGTGGATGTGGCGGCACTGTGGAACAGTGCCGGCGTCTACCGTGGCGAGGGCCATCAGTCCCGGAGTGGTGTCCGTGGCTGA
- the folE gene encoding GTP cyclohydrolase I FolE — translation MNVSAEFDFERAEAAVRELLIAVGEDPEREGLLETPTRVAKAYQEIFSGLHVDPTEVLAKSFSEDHQELVLVRDIPIYSTCEHHLVPFYGVAHIGYIPGEDGRVTGLSKLARLADMYAKRPQVQERLTSQIADALMDRLGAHSAIVVIECEHLCMAMRGIRKPGAMTTTSAVRGGFKTSAASRAEVLTLIRGA, via the coding sequence ATGAACGTGAGCGCTGAGTTTGATTTTGAGCGGGCTGAGGCTGCCGTGCGTGAGCTTCTCATCGCGGTGGGGGAGGATCCGGAGCGGGAAGGCCTGCTGGAAACCCCCACCAGAGTGGCCAAGGCCTATCAGGAGATCTTCTCCGGACTTCATGTTGATCCGACCGAGGTGCTGGCCAAGTCCTTCAGCGAGGATCACCAGGAACTCGTCCTGGTGCGTGATATCCCGATCTACTCCACCTGTGAGCACCACCTGGTGCCCTTCTACGGGGTGGCCCACATCGGCTATATCCCCGGTGAAGACGGCCGGGTCACCGGACTGTCCAAACTGGCCCGCCTGGCCGACATGTACGCCAAGCGCCCCCAGGTGCAGGAACGCCTGACCTCCCAGATCGCCGACGCGCTGATGGATCGTCTCGGCGCGCACTCCGCGATCGTCGTCATTGAGTGCGAGCACCTGTGCATGGCGATGCGCGGCATCCGCAAGCCTGGTGCCATGACCACCACATCGGCGGTGCGGGGTGGTTTCAAGACCAGCGCCGCTTCCCGCGCGGAGGTCCTTACCCTGATCCGGGGTGCCTGA